In the genome of Campylobacter helveticus, the window GGGTCTCGCCTGTCTTTTTATACGCCAAGATATGCTAGAAAGAAGTAGGGCTAAAAATATCCCTAGTATGCTAAAATACGCTATCCACGCTGAAAACAACTCTCTTTTTAATACCCCTGCGACTTTTGCGATTTATATGTTTCATCTTGAAATGCAATGGCTTTTAAATTTGGGCGGTTTAGATGAGATAAATAAGAAAAATACGCAAAAAGCACAGCTTTTATATGAAAGCATTGATTTGAGCGAGGGTTTTTACAAAGGACACGCGAGGAAGGAAGATAGGTCTTTAATGAATGTAAGTTTTAATATAGCAAATAATGAGCTTGAAAGCATTTTTATTAAAGAAGCCGAAGAAGCTGGTATGATAGGACTTAAAGGACATAGGATTTTAGGTGGAATTCGTGCGAGTATTTATAATGCCATCACCTTAGAGCAGGTAAAAACTTTGTGTGAATTTATGAAAGCATTTCGTAAGAAATATGCTTAATGAGCCAAGAAAAGCCAGATGGCTTTTCTTAGAAATTTTCTCCCCCAAAATGAAGCAGAGCAGACCCCCAGGTAAAACCCCCTCCAAAGGCATCAAGCAAGATTAAAGACCCCTTTTTTAAGCGTTTTTCTTCATAAGCGTCATTCATCGCCATAGGGATAGAAGCGGCGGAAGTGTTGCCATACTTTTGCACACTAATAACGCATTTTTCATCTTCTAAATTTAGTTTCTCTTGCACGGCTTTAATGATTCTAAGATTTGCTTGATGTGGGATAAATAAGTCAATTTGTGTGGGGCTAATATGATTTTTCTCTAAAAGTTCTACGACATCATTGCTTAAGGTTTGAACGGCTATTTTAAAAACTTCATTACCTTTCATTTTCATCGCTAAGGGTGAGCAAATTTCTACGCTTTTGGAGCGTTCTGTCATTAGCAAATCGCCATATGTGCCATTACTCGCAGTATGCACATCGATGATAGGATTTTCCCTATCAAGACTTACAATCCCAGCTCCCGCCCCATCGCCAAAAAGTATGCAAATGCTTCTATCTTTATAGTCCATTATGGAGCTTGCTTTTTCTGCGCCTATGATGAGGACATTTTTTTTTGCACCGCTTTCAACTAAACTTTTGGCAAGTTCTAAAAGATAGATGAAACCAGAGCAAGCCGCAGATATATCAAAGGCTGTGATATTTTTTAAGCCCAAATTTGCAGCGATTTTGCAAGCTGTTGATGGCATAGTGAAATAGTCAGGACTTAAAGTCGCTACAAGAATAGCATCAATTTCATCTGGCTTTAAATTTGCCCTTTTTATAGCTTTTAAAGCAGCTTTTGTGCCTAAATCGCTTGTATTTTCATTTTCTGCTGCTATTCTTCTTTCTTTAATTCCCGTGCGACGCAGTATCCACTCGTCACTAGTATCGACCATTTTTTCCAACTCTTCATTGCTAAGTATTTTTTCTGGCACATAAGAGGCGATACTTTTAAGAGAGGCTTTAAAATTTGGCAAGTTCATTTTCTATAGCTTTATTGATATTGGCTTCATTAAAGTGAATTGCCTGAAAAATAGCGTTTTTAATAGCCCTCGAATCGCTTTTTCCGTGACTTATAATCACACAGCCTTTTACGCCAAGTAAGGGTGCGCCGCCATATTCTTGCCAATCAATTTTCTTTTTAAGACGCATAAATGAGGGCTTCATTAAAACTGCTCCAAGTTTGGAGAGAAAATTTTGCTTAATGTCGGCTTTTAAAATTCTAAAAATTGCTCCAGCAACGCCCTCGCAGGATTTTAAAATGACATTACCACTAAAACCATCGCAAACTAAAACATCGACATTTGCGTTAAAAATATCGCGTCCTTCAGCGTTACCGATGAAATTAGGAATTTTTTTCATCAGTTGGTGGGTTTCTTTGGTAAGTTCATTTCCTTTGCACTCTTCTTCTCCATTTGAAAGTAGGGCAACTCGTGGTTTTGAAATTTGCATTACCTCTCTAGCATAAACTTCACCCATAACGGCGAATTGAAATAAATTTTCGCTTTTGCAATCTGTATTTGCCCCAACATCTAAAAGTAAAGTTGTGCTTTCAATGTTAGGCATTAAGGTTGCTATAGCTGGTCTTAAAACATTTTGCAATCTTCCAAGTCTAAGCGTTGCCAACGACATACTAGCCCCACTATGCCCTGCTGAAACTACGGCACTTGCCTTTAAATTTTTAACAAGCTCAATGGCTTTATAAATACTCGTTTCTTTGCGTTTTAAAGCATCGGTAGCATTTTCTTCCATAGAAAAAACTTCATTTGCTTCTTCGTATTGGATATATTGCTCTAAATGTTTTGGAATGAGCGGTTTTAATTTTTCAGTCTCACCCACTAAGATGGCGTTAAAAGGCTTAACATTTAAAGCCTCGATGACGCCTTCTATAATGGGTTTCTCGCCGAAGTCCCCTCCCATTGCATCGATAGCAATGCTTATCATAACTTTTAGTATTCCTTAGTTAGTGGATTAGCACGGTGAGGCATTTTGTAGCTTCCATCTTTGTCTTTCACAGGCATAGGAAGACTAACTTTATAATGTGTTCTGCGTTTAGCTGCACGAGTTTTGCTAACTCTTCTCTTAGGTACTGCCATTTTTTCTCCTTTTTAAAAATTAATCTTTTTCGCTGCAAGAATCGCAGTAAAAATAATCGCTCAAATAAGCTTCTAACTCTCCCATAGCAACTTCTAATAAATCAATATGAGAGTCAAAAAATTCTATGGTATCGCTTAGTTCGTTTTTAGGGTCTTTATAAAAACCATCGCTTACCAAAAGTTCCAAATTTTCATCGATACGAAGCTCCATTTCAGCCCCACATCTATCACAAGGTCTATAAACAAAACCTTGCATTTTTGCTTGCATTTTTACAAGCTTAGGATTTATTCTGCTTAAGTTTCCTTCAAAAACTATATTTTCAAGGTTTAATTTGAAAGGATAAGCAGTGGAATTAATCCTAGAAAAAGCAATTTTCATTAGCAAATTTCGTTAGATTTAAAAAAGAACTCAATCTCGATTTTTGCATTTTCTAAACTATCGCTTCCGTGAACGGCATTAGCATCAATGCTTTCAGCAAAATCCGCTCTAATAGTGCCTGGCTTGGCTTCTTTAGGGTTTGTTGCACCCATTAAATCTCTATTTTTAAGCACAGCATTTTCACCCTCTAAAACTGAAACAACCACAGGACCACTAATCATAAATTCCACTAAATCTTTAAAGAAAGGTCTTTCTTTATGCACTGCGTAGAAATTTTCAGCCTGTTCTTTGCTTAGTTGTAGTTTTTTCATTGCTGCTATTCTTAAGCCGTTGCTTTCAAAGCGGTCTAAAATTTTACCTATAACACCTTTTTTAACAGCGTCTGGCTTGATGATAGATAAAGTCTTTTCCATAATCACTCCTTAATAAACTTAATAAATAAAACTTGGAATTATACTTGAATTTGTTTATAAGAAAATTAAACGAAGAAAAGCTAGTCAAAACTAGCTTTAAAAATTTAGGCAAATACGGGAGTATCGCCGTTTCTCATATCACTTGAAATGTTATCTCTGCTTGGTTGTCCCGAAGCAACTTCGCTCCATACTATGCAACCATCAGTCGGGCAAGCACTTGCACAGGCAGGTTGGTCATTATGTCCTACGCACTCTACGCATTTGTTAGAATAGACATAGTATCTATCCTCGCCCTCAGG includes:
- a CDS encoding beta-ketoacyl-ACP synthase III, with translation MNLPNFKASLKSIASYVPEKILSNEELEKMVDTSDEWILRRTGIKERRIAAENENTSDLGTKAALKAIKRANLKPDEIDAILVATLSPDYFTMPSTACKIAANLGLKNITAFDISAACSGFIYLLELAKSLVESGAKKNVLIIGAEKASSIMDYKDRSICILFGDGAGAGIVSLDRENPIIDVHTASNGTYGDLLMTERSKSVEICSPLAMKMKGNEVFKIAVQTLSNDVVELLEKNHISPTQIDLFIPHQANLRIIKAVQEKLNLEDEKCVISVQKYGNTSAASIPMAMNDAYEEKRLKKGSLILLDAFGGGFTWGSALLHFGGENF
- the plsX gene encoding phosphate acyltransferase PlsX; this translates as MISIAIDAMGGDFGEKPIIEGVIEALNVKPFNAILVGETEKLKPLIPKHLEQYIQYEEANEVFSMEENATDALKRKETSIYKAIELVKNLKASAVVSAGHSGASMSLATLRLGRLQNVLRPAIATLMPNIESTTLLLDVGANTDCKSENLFQFAVMGEVYAREVMQISKPRVALLSNGEEECKGNELTKETHQLMKKIPNFIGNAEGRDIFNANVDVLVCDGFSGNVILKSCEGVAGAIFRILKADIKQNFLSKLGAVLMKPSFMRLKKKIDWQEYGGAPLLGVKGCVIISHGKSDSRAIKNAIFQAIHFNEANINKAIENELAKF
- the rpmF gene encoding 50S ribosomal protein L32, which produces MAVPKRRVSKTRAAKRRTHYKVSLPMPVKDKDGSYKMPHRANPLTKEY
- the ndk gene encoding nucleoside-diphosphate kinase, whose protein sequence is MEKTLSIIKPDAVKKGVIGKILDRFESNGLRIAAMKKLQLSKEQAENFYAVHKERPFFKDLVEFMISGPVVVSVLEGENAVLKNRDLMGATNPKEAKPGTIRADFAESIDANAVHGSDSLENAKIEIEFFFKSNEIC
- a CDS encoding DUF362 domain-containing protein — protein: MAVKITDSCIACGSCIDECPVSAIVDDANNPEGEDRYYVYSNKCVECVGHNDQPACASACPTDGCIVWSEVASGQPSRDNISSDMRNGDTPVFA